The following proteins are encoded in a genomic region of Neomicrococcus aestuarii:
- a CDS encoding DedA family protein gives MTSLISLLFVGSVAAQTGSTGSSGSWLTQLSDWAVSLMEIIGPPGAALAIALENLFPPLPSEVILPLAGFAAARGSFTLAEALIWTIVGSVVGAVALYWVGRLLGRERTRKIFGWLPLVDISDVDKVEAWFVKHGPKAVFFGRMVPIFRSLISIPAGVTQMPFGQFVLLTTAGSAIWNSIFVLAGFYLGDNWHIVEEYANVFQKIVIVVVVLAIIGWVIYKLNKRRGAKVSSTDER, from the coding sequence ATGACGAGTCTTATATCACTGCTGTTCGTAGGAAGTGTGGCCGCACAGACCGGCTCCACCGGTAGCTCGGGAAGCTGGCTGACCCAGCTCTCCGATTGGGCCGTGAGCCTTATGGAGATCATCGGCCCTCCGGGAGCTGCTCTCGCGATTGCGCTCGAGAACCTCTTTCCACCATTGCCCTCGGAAGTTATCCTTCCGCTGGCGGGTTTCGCGGCAGCACGTGGTTCCTTCACTCTCGCTGAGGCACTGATCTGGACCATCGTGGGTTCCGTGGTGGGCGCTGTCGCCCTGTACTGGGTGGGTCGCTTGCTGGGCCGCGAACGTACCCGCAAGATCTTTGGATGGCTTCCTCTCGTGGACATCAGCGACGTGGACAAAGTGGAGGCGTGGTTCGTCAAGCACGGTCCCAAGGCCGTGTTCTTTGGCCGCATGGTGCCGATCTTCCGCTCGCTCATCTCCATTCCGGCCGGCGTCACCCAGATGCCGTTCGGTCAGTTCGTGCTCTTGACCACCGCCGGTTCGGCGATCTGGAACAGCATCTTCGTCCTGGCAGGTTTCTACCTGGGGGATAACTGGCACATCGTGGAAGAGTACGCGAACGTGTTCCAGAAAATCGTGATTGTGGTGGTGGTCCTCGCGATCATCGGCTGGGTGATTTACAAGCTGAACAAGCGCCGCGGCGCAAAGGTTTCCTCGACAGATGAGCGTTGA
- a CDS encoding exonuclease domain-containing protein, with translation MSVDFTAIDFETANGFRGSACSVGVVKVRDSRVVETASWLMRPPPGFDHFDPRNVQIHGITPEMVRDAPRFGELYTPLMNFVGDDILVAHNAAFDLGVIRSAAEMSELNVDPRNFACTVILSRKTYDLPSYSLPFVAEAAGAPLENHHEALADATACANIMTDIAQRQEAATVPALHESLRISLGHAEGYHVGDPLSRASADGLRWKSAQREIPQPPDWQIWPHEGNNPQPNLDADPSHPLFGQNVVFTGNLAMSRQDAKNRAAAVGAITASRVTRQTTVLVVGDGFVASDLNSGRVTNKARKALELRERGQHIEVVSEGEFLQMVGGPWPLSV, from the coding sequence ATGAGCGTTGATTTCACGGCCATCGACTTTGAGACGGCGAACGGATTCCGCGGTTCGGCCTGCTCTGTCGGTGTAGTAAAAGTACGGGATTCGCGCGTGGTGGAAACGGCGAGCTGGCTCATGCGGCCGCCTCCCGGTTTCGATCATTTCGATCCGCGCAACGTCCAGATTCACGGCATTACCCCGGAGATGGTGCGGGACGCACCACGCTTTGGAGAGCTCTATACGCCTCTGATGAACTTTGTGGGGGACGACATTCTGGTGGCGCACAACGCCGCCTTTGACCTCGGCGTGATTCGTTCGGCCGCTGAAATGTCAGAGCTGAACGTGGACCCTCGCAATTTCGCCTGCACCGTCATTCTGTCTCGCAAGACCTACGATCTTCCGTCGTATTCCTTGCCGTTCGTGGCAGAAGCGGCCGGCGCCCCGTTAGAGAATCACCATGAGGCTCTGGCGGATGCCACAGCCTGCGCCAACATCATGACGGACATTGCTCAACGTCAAGAGGCTGCCACAGTTCCAGCGTTGCATGAGTCCTTGAGGATTTCTTTGGGGCATGCTGAGGGTTATCACGTGGGCGATCCGCTGTCGCGGGCGAGTGCGGATGGACTGCGTTGGAAGTCCGCGCAGCGTGAGATTCCGCAGCCTCCCGATTGGCAGATTTGGCCGCACGAGGGCAATAACCCGCAGCCGAACCTCGACGCCGATCCAAGCCACCCGTTGTTCGGGCAGAACGTGGTGTTCACGGGGAATCTGGCGATGAGCCGTCAGGACGCTAAGAACCGTGCCGCTGCCGTGGGCGCCATTACCGCTAGCCGCGTGACGCGCCAGACCACCGTGCTGGTGGTGGGCGACGGCTTCGTCGCGAGCGACCTCAACTCGGGCCGCGTCACCAACAAGGCGCGCAAGGCGCTTGAATTGCGTGAGCGCGGTCAGCACATTGAGGTGGTCTCTGAGGGAGAGTTCCTGCAAATGGTGGGCGGTCCCTGGCCGCTGAGCGTCTAG
- a CDS encoding exonuclease SbcCD subunit D: MRFLHTSDWHLGRSFHGMDVIDHQRDFVQQVSEIIAERQVDALLLSGDVYDRALPAVAVVEMFDEALSRLMGAGIPIIISSGNHDSAVRLGFGSRAFEKAGVHIRASVEELNRPIVIPGPDFDALVYALPYLEPRLVAEQLGVQAPGHEPIIVAALDRIRQDLAERKSVTVRAQVPLVMAHVFAAGGAPSESERELSVGGLDKVSHQVFSDFTYTALGHLHGRQTLAPNVRYSGSPLAYSFSEATHRKGAWLVDVDASGLVDVTEVQFKQPRALATLKGPIEDLLSNPAHAAAEEAFVQATVTDVDQPQRGMDRLRERFPGILVYRWEPSERREQRRYADRVRVQATPEEVCGEFYSHVRARELDASESAIMQDVLTHSLTAGAK; the protein is encoded by the coding sequence ATGAGATTCCTACACACCTCCGACTGGCATTTGGGCCGGTCCTTTCACGGCATGGACGTGATTGACCATCAGCGGGACTTTGTCCAGCAAGTCAGCGAGATCATCGCTGAGCGTCAAGTTGATGCACTGTTGTTGAGCGGCGATGTTTATGACCGCGCACTTCCCGCTGTTGCCGTGGTGGAGATGTTTGATGAGGCGCTGAGTCGTCTCATGGGTGCAGGAATCCCCATCATTATTTCCAGTGGCAACCATGACTCCGCCGTGCGCTTGGGCTTCGGCTCCCGAGCGTTTGAAAAAGCCGGCGTGCATATCCGGGCAAGCGTGGAGGAACTGAACCGGCCCATCGTGATTCCGGGACCGGATTTTGATGCACTCGTGTACGCGCTGCCGTATCTCGAGCCGCGACTGGTCGCTGAGCAGCTGGGAGTGCAGGCTCCGGGGCACGAACCCATCATTGTTGCTGCGCTTGATCGCATCCGGCAGGATCTCGCGGAACGGAAGTCTGTTACTGTACGGGCACAGGTTCCGTTGGTGATGGCTCACGTGTTTGCCGCCGGGGGAGCTCCGAGTGAAAGCGAGCGCGAGCTCAGCGTGGGCGGCCTCGATAAGGTGTCTCACCAAGTGTTTTCCGACTTCACGTACACGGCGCTCGGGCACTTGCACGGACGCCAAACCCTAGCGCCGAATGTCCGCTATTCGGGTTCACCGCTCGCGTACTCGTTCTCTGAAGCCACGCATCGCAAGGGGGCCTGGCTCGTCGACGTGGATGCGTCCGGACTCGTGGACGTCACCGAGGTTCAGTTCAAGCAGCCGCGAGCTTTGGCCACGCTCAAGGGTCCCATTGAGGACTTGCTCTCCAACCCTGCCCACGCAGCTGCCGAAGAGGCGTTTGTTCAAGCGACCGTCACGGATGTTGACCAGCCTCAGCGTGGAATGGACAGGCTCCGAGAACGTTTCCCGGGCATCTTGGTGTACCGCTGGGAACCGAGTGAACGCCGGGAGCAGCGTCGCTACGCGGATCGCGTGCGTGTTCAAGCGACCCCCGAAGAAGTCTGCGGGGAGTTCTACTCCCATGTCCGCGCCCGCGAGCTAGATGCCAGCGAGTCCGCGATCATGCAGGACGTACTGACCCATTCCTTGACGGCAGGAGCTAAATAG
- a CDS encoding AAA family ATPase, with the protein MRLHSLELSAFGPFAGKERIDFDALAEAGLFLLNGETGAGKTSILDAVCFALYGSLPGARDSMSKERVRSDHASDDPATYQPTYVECEFSVGSRRFRVNRSPAVKRPKRRGEGYTTEQAKTLLEEFRDGSWVALTNRNDEAGQQLTAVLGLQRDQFTKLVMLPQGEFAAFLRSNANEKDAILRQLFDTRTFARIEEVLWQRFAEARDAIGADEIRLGTDEKRLFEAAENALTAWRQTRIAAGFTDDPETVVALEDLTLELRAQQLEAAEAVAKAWSAASNTAYHDAEKVFEQRKEKLADAEAFEAWQRRRTQLTERESHVVKLRALLERDERARALRPAQEQRDQACHLYFAKRDTFNEALSKRHDSPLANAIYEKHEGYLDEIVDTLAERIAVLTERAKQEELLVAKTAQRKSTGTALETVRTKIAELTASYEASVAALPGLEEQLTVAQAGVLSVEAAQLKLTQAGEILDAATKLEAVRAEVAELALHWQTRSDATRSAQERERLLTETAHRQVAARLALILEDDQPCPVCGSAEHPAPAVLVEGQIVTDDEREEAAAQSESCRLAETAAEKVLRAAQDRETQLAAHARDLTLEDAATAVSTAKAAVKAAEGTVTAADAAAQHLKRAHETVSATEVELASSRVREESLARDVETLDQEVGVLTEEIVKDRGEYGSVSERVAAEKAARALLLAEMETEDEKDRAFKGVVEAAKLWGDRLFAAGFIDTLTKTSSEAKFVEALLEDPVREAHQAEVTSYADEQSRVAELEVSAPVTRHRTRVQEGEPAVTPAELESAGKLVESTLRTANIASKARILLTSQREGFDSGVARNAKDREALEPRRAVLRELEGLAKVARGEGDNRLRMRLSSFVLAAKLEAVASAATVRLHEMTDGRYQLIHVDDRQGRGKGGLDLAVSDAWTGQQRDTNSLSGGETFMVSLSLALGLAEVIQAEAGGISLETLFVDEGFGTLDQGSLEQVMNAIDDLREGGRVVGLVSHVEELKQRIPAQIQVHKTQRGSTTSVILGDAA; encoded by the coding sequence GTGAGACTTCACTCCCTTGAATTAAGCGCTTTTGGTCCCTTCGCCGGCAAGGAACGGATCGATTTTGACGCGCTCGCAGAAGCCGGATTGTTTTTGCTCAACGGCGAGACAGGTGCTGGCAAGACCAGCATCCTGGACGCTGTCTGCTTCGCCCTCTATGGCTCCTTACCCGGTGCTCGAGACAGCATGTCCAAAGAGCGCGTGCGCAGCGATCATGCCTCGGATGACCCTGCGACCTACCAGCCCACGTACGTTGAGTGCGAGTTCTCGGTGGGGTCTCGACGCTTCCGGGTGAATCGTTCGCCCGCCGTCAAGCGTCCCAAACGCCGCGGTGAGGGCTACACCACCGAGCAAGCCAAAACGCTGCTGGAAGAATTCAGGGACGGGTCTTGGGTTGCGCTGACCAACCGCAATGACGAAGCCGGGCAACAGCTCACGGCTGTGCTGGGGTTGCAGCGTGACCAGTTCACCAAGCTGGTGATGTTGCCTCAAGGCGAGTTCGCCGCATTCTTGCGCTCCAACGCGAATGAGAAGGACGCCATCCTGCGCCAACTCTTTGACACTCGAACCTTCGCGCGCATTGAAGAAGTTTTGTGGCAGCGCTTTGCCGAAGCTCGCGATGCCATTGGAGCGGATGAGATCCGCTTGGGAACGGACGAGAAACGGTTGTTTGAGGCCGCCGAAAATGCACTGACTGCCTGGCGCCAAACTCGCATTGCCGCAGGATTCACGGATGACCCTGAAACCGTCGTAGCTCTCGAGGATCTCACCCTTGAACTTCGAGCCCAACAGCTCGAAGCGGCCGAGGCTGTTGCCAAGGCGTGGTCCGCTGCAAGCAATACCGCCTATCACGACGCCGAGAAAGTCTTCGAGCAACGCAAGGAGAAGCTCGCCGACGCTGAGGCATTCGAGGCGTGGCAGCGTCGTCGTACTCAACTCACCGAACGTGAGTCTCACGTCGTGAAGTTGCGCGCCCTCTTGGAGCGGGACGAACGGGCGCGTGCTCTTCGACCCGCCCAAGAACAGCGCGATCAAGCGTGCCATCTCTATTTTGCAAAGCGCGATACCTTCAACGAAGCATTGTCCAAGCGCCACGATTCACCGCTCGCGAATGCTATCTACGAGAAGCACGAAGGCTACCTCGACGAAATCGTTGACACCCTAGCCGAGCGCATTGCCGTCCTGACCGAACGGGCGAAACAAGAGGAACTGCTCGTCGCAAAGACGGCGCAGCGGAAATCCACCGGTACGGCGCTTGAGACCGTTCGTACCAAAATTGCTGAGCTGACGGCGTCCTATGAGGCGAGCGTGGCCGCATTGCCAGGACTGGAAGAGCAACTCACCGTTGCGCAAGCTGGCGTCCTCAGTGTTGAAGCGGCGCAATTGAAGTTGACGCAAGCAGGGGAAATCCTCGACGCCGCCACCAAGCTCGAGGCTGTGCGGGCGGAAGTTGCGGAGCTGGCGCTCCACTGGCAAACGCGAAGCGATGCGACGCGCTCTGCTCAGGAACGGGAGCGTCTCCTCACGGAGACGGCGCATCGCCAAGTCGCTGCGAGGCTCGCACTTATTCTTGAAGATGATCAACCGTGCCCCGTGTGTGGTTCGGCAGAGCACCCGGCGCCAGCAGTGTTGGTGGAAGGGCAGATTGTCACCGATGATGAGCGCGAGGAAGCCGCCGCGCAGTCAGAATCTTGCCGGCTCGCGGAAACCGCCGCAGAAAAGGTTCTCCGTGCGGCGCAGGATCGTGAGACGCAACTTGCTGCGCATGCGCGGGACCTCACGCTGGAAGACGCCGCCACAGCAGTGTCCACTGCCAAAGCCGCTGTAAAAGCTGCCGAAGGGACCGTGACCGCTGCGGACGCGGCCGCTCAGCACCTCAAGCGAGCCCACGAGACTGTTTCAGCTACCGAGGTTGAGCTGGCCTCATCCCGGGTTCGCGAGGAATCCCTCGCTCGTGACGTCGAAACACTCGATCAAGAAGTGGGCGTGTTGACCGAAGAAATCGTCAAGGATCGCGGCGAGTACGGAAGCGTGAGCGAACGCGTTGCCGCGGAGAAAGCGGCGCGAGCCCTGCTCTTGGCTGAAATGGAAACCGAGGATGAAAAAGACCGGGCGTTCAAAGGAGTGGTGGAGGCCGCCAAGTTGTGGGGCGACCGGCTCTTCGCCGCAGGCTTCATTGACACTCTTACGAAAACCAGTAGCGAAGCCAAATTCGTCGAGGCACTCCTGGAAGATCCTGTGCGAGAAGCGCACCAGGCCGAAGTGACGTCCTATGCGGATGAGCAATCTCGCGTGGCTGAACTTGAAGTTTCAGCGCCAGTGACACGGCACCGCACGCGGGTTCAAGAGGGTGAGCCGGCCGTGACTCCGGCCGAACTCGAAAGCGCCGGCAAACTCGTTGAGTCCACTCTCCGAACCGCAAACATCGCGTCCAAGGCGCGGATTTTGTTGACCTCGCAACGAGAAGGTTTCGATTCTGGTGTTGCCCGGAATGCGAAAGATCGAGAAGCGCTCGAACCTCGCCGTGCCGTTCTGCGCGAGCTCGAAGGGTTGGCCAAGGTGGCGCGTGGCGAAGGCGATAACCGTCTGCGCATGAGACTGTCCTCGTTCGTACTCGCGGCCAAGCTTGAAGCGGTGGCGTCCGCCGCCACGGTCAGGCTTCATGAGATGACCGATGGCCGCTACCAGTTGATCCACGTTGATGATCGGCAGGGGCGCGGCAAGGGCGGTCTGGATCTCGCGGTCAGTGACGCGTGGACTGGACAGCAGCGTGACACCAACTCGCTTTCTGGCGGCGAAACGTTCATGGTCTCGCTCTCGCTTGCGCTGGGTCTTGCCGAGGTGATTCAAGCCGAAGCAGGCGGAATTTCGTTGGAGACGCTCTTTGTCGATGAGGGCTTCGGCACACTCGATCAAGGCAGTCTTGAGCAGGTCATGAACGCCATCGACGACCTCCGCGAAGGCGGACGCGTGGTGGGGTTGGTGTCTCACGTGGAGGAGCTCAAACAGCGGATTCCGGCCCAGATTCAAGTACACAAAACGCAACGAGGATCCACCACCAGTGTGATCCTGGGAGACGCTGCCTGA
- a CDS encoding MFS transporter produces MSASRVDSLSPAPKNSSSPAPSGSAFSALGRLAGPAFFPLALIARVPLGMLTIGSITFVVSTTGSYTAGGIAAALVGVGSAIGSPLAGAISDARGQRGVLLALSLLHVISLALLLFFGFTEGAQFAQSDATTAAPWMTWLSALLAGATCAQVGPMSRSRWVGLTNGRTTQGRELNAALGYESTVDEITFALGPAIVGIVAAPITPWMPLVISGIITAILVPAFAMHRTALAAPRREKGQVAAKWTMRQRVGVALASITMVGLGTIFGSTASGTLAFADEHGIASGGGLIYAALGSVSALTALSVVAWPASFTFTSRWLAAAIVLVPATLFLQFADNVVLVVIALACIGLPIGPILVTMFAFGNTVTPQGRLGFVMGLLASGITIGTSIGNSLAGYFADTIGYTASYQIALVAAFVILAAAACAVLTSRHYSKPQSA; encoded by the coding sequence ATGTCTGCGTCACGCGTAGATTCCCTTTCCCCTGCCCCCAAAAATTCTTCATCTCCGGCGCCGTCAGGATCAGCGTTTTCGGCACTTGGCCGACTCGCCGGTCCCGCGTTCTTCCCGCTAGCACTGATCGCTCGTGTGCCACTGGGCATGCTCACCATCGGTTCCATCACCTTTGTGGTGTCCACGACCGGTTCTTACACGGCCGGCGGTATTGCTGCTGCACTGGTAGGCGTCGGCTCAGCAATTGGTTCCCCGTTGGCGGGCGCCATTTCCGATGCCCGCGGGCAACGCGGCGTGCTCCTTGCACTGTCGCTGCTGCACGTGATCTCACTTGCGCTCTTGCTGTTCTTCGGCTTCACCGAAGGCGCCCAGTTTGCTCAAAGCGATGCCACCACCGCCGCCCCGTGGATGACCTGGCTCTCGGCGCTGCTCGCCGGCGCAACCTGCGCTCAAGTGGGACCAATGTCCCGCTCGCGCTGGGTTGGACTCACGAACGGACGGACTACCCAGGGCCGCGAACTCAACGCCGCTCTCGGCTACGAGTCCACTGTGGACGAGATTACCTTCGCCCTTGGCCCTGCCATCGTCGGCATCGTCGCCGCACCGATCACCCCGTGGATGCCGCTGGTGATCTCAGGCATCATCACAGCTATCTTGGTTCCCGCGTTCGCGATGCACCGCACAGCGCTGGCCGCTCCGCGACGTGAAAAGGGCCAGGTAGCCGCGAAATGGACCATGCGTCAGCGTGTAGGCGTGGCCCTCGCAAGCATCACCATGGTGGGACTTGGCACCATCTTTGGCTCGACCGCTTCCGGAACTCTTGCCTTCGCCGATGAACACGGGATCGCTAGCGGCGGTGGACTCATCTACGCCGCCCTCGGAAGTGTCTCGGCACTGACAGCCCTCTCCGTCGTCGCGTGGCCGGCGTCCTTCACGTTTACCTCACGATGGCTGGCAGCAGCTATCGTCCTGGTTCCAGCAACGCTCTTCTTACAGTTCGCGGACAATGTGGTGCTTGTAGTGATTGCGCTCGCGTGCATCGGCTTGCCCATTGGACCGATTCTGGTCACCATGTTCGCCTTCGGAAACACCGTGACCCCTCAGGGTCGGCTGGGTTTCGTCATGGGACTGCTGGCCTCTGGCATTACTATCGGCACCTCCATCGGTAACTCGCTGGCCGGTTACTTCGCGGACACAATCGGCTACACGGCGTCCTACCAGATTGCGCTTGTAGCGGCATTTGTCATCCTCGCTGCTGCAGCATGTGCGGTGCTCACCTCGCGCCATTACAGCAAGCCCC